Proteins co-encoded in one Pelobates fuscus isolate aPelFus1 chromosome 5, aPelFus1.pri, whole genome shotgun sequence genomic window:
- the PPP1CC gene encoding serine/threonine-protein phosphatase PP1-gamma catalytic subunit, which yields MADVDKLNIDSIIQRLLEVRGSKPGKNVQLQENEIRGLCLKSREIFLSQPILLELEAPLKICGDIHGQYYDLLRLFEYGGFPPESNYLFLGDYVDRGKQSLETICLLLAYKIKYPENFFLLRGNHECASINRIYGFYDECKRRYNIKLWKTFTDCFNCLPIAAIVDEKIFCCHGGLSPDLQSMEQIRRIMRPTDVPDQGLLCDLLWSDPDKDVLGWGENDRGVSFTFGAEVVAKFLHKHDLDLICRAHQVVEDGYEFFAKRQLVTLFSAPNYCGEFDNAGAMMSVDETLMCSFQILKPAEKKKPNASRPVTPPRGMITKQAKK from the exons ATGGCAGACGTTGATAAGCTAAACATCGACAGCATCATCCAGCGGCTGCTAGAAG TCAGAGGATCGAAACCTGGAAAAAATGTACAACTTCAAGAAAATGAAATTAGAGGTCTTTGCCTGAAGTCTCGAGAAATTTTCCTCAGTCAGCCAATTTTGCTGGAGCTTGAAGCTCCTCTTAAAATATGTG GTGATATTCATGGACAATACTATGATTTACTAAGACTTTTTGAATATGGCGGTTTTCCACCTGAAAGTAACTACttgtttcttggtgactatgtGGATAGAGGGAAGCAGTCCTTAGAGACAATCTGTCTCCTCTTGGCATACAAAATTAAATATCCAGAGAACTTCTTCCTCCTTAGAGGCAATCATGAGTGTGCCAGCATTAACAGAATCTATGGGTTTTATGATGAAT GTAAAAGAAGATATAATATTAAACTATGGAAAACCTTCACAGACTGCTTCAATTGTTTGCCAATTGCTGCCATAGTGGACGAGAAGATATTTTGCTGCCATGGTG GCTTATCTCCTGACCTGCAGTCAATGGAACAGATCAGACGAATTATGCGTCCTACTGATGTTCCAGATCAGGGTCTCTTATGTGACTTACTCTGGTCTGATCCTGACAAAGATGTTCTGGGCTGGGGTGAAAATGACAGGGGCGTATCGTTTACATTTGGAGCTGAGGTTGTTGCAAAATTTCTCCACAAACATGACTTGGATCTTATTTGCCGTGCTCATCAG GTAGTTGAAGATGGCTATGAATTCTTTGCCAAACGGCAGTTGGTAACTCTCTTTTCTGCCCCAAATTACTGTGGGGAGTTTGACAATGCTGGAGCAATGATGAGCGTAGATGAAACCTTAATGTGTTCCTTCCAG ATTTTAAAGCCTGCAGAGAAAAAGAAGCCCAATGCAAGCAGACCTGTAACACCCCCAAGAGGCATGATAACAAAACAAGCAAAGAAATGA